Proteins from a single region of Desulfolutivibrio sulfoxidireducens:
- a CDS encoding tetratricopeptide repeat protein, whose amino-acid sequence MMRPVITRFPAGLLRLLALAVLLAALPRFAWAVTYSFSTKADMDTLTVGFPASGGHPTVTRTGQREITLVFPPGSPSPDAPSENLDFSQSRFIAGVRPSTHGLVVSLRTDAVGFVGWPAGDGAVKIQIYRDPLGANWRPDSPAARSGTPSAAAPSVSGPSAPPVSSGVKAPVEIPQAKGEKRPAALPSLGENIPPAGGESGHALPALPPALGGQGGEAPKATAPVAADALSREPFFAVPHSLRSAVEHAGPDAARVLRPEGAVTIPSSLPPAASDPGGASRPLSDQAVPPPPGPVTGASGGPSGLPPLPPGLEGPEGAVKAAVTPPGPPIAPVPVAPVFSGPQAVRSGVSRKTERAEAPVADSHSADVVAPPPRASVPATVEPPAGQDLAQTPQAQSPEAAPEEGPGKDGQPAEMSQAESDNDGMLMSAQSKRLLGENEEALTMLEVLKARPDLTTEQREETLYTLAETLYDINKGDPSAHFDTIQAAYQEALNFNAKSKRIPAALLILGMLNLKAGNLPEANAYFNILRKRYPNDENIPLIHFYWGEHHFEKGDYQKAAQEYQELIQRYPESRFVREASMGMAKALVKLGRFQEAWQIADYIEKRWPRYYTEYPPLLRINGEIAYRLGDYKKAKDYYLTAYNIDPNAEGTDLVLARLGDIASRLHRARESVEFYELAVSRFPETEGGLIAKMRLAEKGVYDNPSIGEMFSAFEKPLQGGPEAIYTQIARDHPQSPLASLAQLKLAMWYLFKENYLQALEAATTFEKTFPNSPLAPRAGEVAAAAFEKMAESLLKTQQYARIAEVWREHPLLEKYRSIISDKGQLAAALSLLRTGHPRDSLRLALPFIGPAQSEAGVNALLLALHIYVEGDAWREILELADKVRGWRFTLDQRQRVEFAAALALENLGDTAKSRPLWARLAADFSLPPARRAVAMYYQAKESKAKNDPEKTLVFAQEAVTLFRETKTGPEKVADALNMLIEAGKNLGLYPAALKWAEEYAAMLPENGPDFAANRFRMAAIYREMGDTAKWRQTLERMRDAMPDTLYGKMAASELSARALEERANALTRVN is encoded by the coding sequence ATGATGCGCCCCGTGATCACCCGGTTTCCGGCCGGCCTCCTCCGGCTTCTCGCCCTCGCGGTCCTTCTGGCCGCGCTCCCCCGGTTCGCCTGGGCCGTCACCTATTCCTTCAGCACCAAGGCGGACATGGACACCCTGACCGTGGGCTTCCCGGCCTCCGGCGGCCATCCCACCGTGACCCGCACCGGACAAAGGGAAATCACCCTGGTGTTTCCGCCTGGATCCCCGAGCCCGGACGCGCCCTCCGAGAACCTTGATTTCTCCCAGTCCCGGTTCATTGCCGGCGTGCGGCCATCGACCCACGGCCTGGTCGTGTCGCTACGCACCGACGCTGTGGGATTCGTCGGTTGGCCGGCCGGAGATGGGGCGGTCAAGATCCAGATCTACCGCGATCCGCTTGGCGCGAACTGGAGACCCGACAGTCCGGCGGCCCGGTCCGGGACGCCCTCCGCCGCCGCGCCCTCCGTCTCCGGTCCGTCAGCGCCGCCGGTATCTTCCGGTGTCAAGGCCCCGGTCGAGATCCCCCAGGCCAAGGGCGAGAAAAGGCCCGCCGCCCTGCCTTCCCTCGGAGAAAACATCCCCCCCGCCGGCGGCGAGTCCGGTCACGCCCTGCCCGCCCTGCCGCCAGCCCTGGGCGGGCAGGGCGGGGAAGCCCCGAAGGCCACCGCACCCGTCGCCGCCGATGCCTTGTCCCGGGAACCGTTTTTTGCCGTGCCCCATTCCCTGCGCTCGGCCGTGGAGCACGCCGGACCCGATGCCGCCAGGGTGCTGCGTCCGGAAGGGGCGGTGACGATACCGTCGTCGCTTCCTCCGGCCGCTTCGGACCCGGGGGGGGCTTCCCGGCCCCTGTCCGACCAGGCCGTTCCCCCGCCGCCGGGTCCCGTAACGGGCGCATCCGGTGGTCCCTCGGGGCTGCCGCCCCTGCCGCCGGGACTCGAAGGCCCGGAAGGGGCGGTCAAGGCCGCCGTGACGCCTCCAGGGCCGCCTATCGCCCCGGTCCCGGTGGCCCCGGTCTTTTCCGGACCCCAGGCCGTACGTTCCGGTGTGTCCCGGAAAACGGAGCGGGCGGAGGCTCCCGTTGCGGATTCCCACAGTGCGGACGTCGTGGCGCCTCCTCCGCGGGCCTCCGTTCCGGCCACGGTCGAGCCGCCGGCCGGCCAGGATCTTGCGCAGACTCCCCAGGCCCAGTCGCCCGAGGCCGCGCCAGAGGAGGGACCGGGAAAGGACGGACAACCCGCTGAAATGAGCCAGGCCGAGTCCGACAACGACGGCATGCTCATGTCCGCCCAGTCCAAACGGCTGCTGGGGGAAAACGAAGAGGCCCTGACAATGCTCGAGGTGCTCAAGGCCCGGCCGGACCTGACCACCGAACAGCGCGAGGAGACCCTCTACACCCTGGCCGAGACCCTCTACGACATCAACAAGGGCGATCCTTCGGCCCATTTCGACACCATCCAGGCCGCCTACCAGGAGGCCCTCAATTTCAACGCCAAATCCAAGCGGATCCCGGCGGCCCTCCTGATTCTGGGCATGCTCAACCTCAAGGCCGGGAACCTCCCCGAGGCCAACGCCTATTTCAACATCCTGCGCAAGCGGTATCCCAACGACGAAAACATTCCCCTGATCCATTTCTACTGGGGCGAGCACCATTTTGAAAAAGGCGACTACCAGAAGGCCGCCCAGGAATACCAGGAACTCATTCAGCGCTATCCGGAGAGCCGCTTCGTGCGCGAGGCCTCCATGGGCATGGCCAAGGCCCTGGTGAAGCTGGGGCGTTTCCAGGAGGCCTGGCAGATCGCCGATTACATCGAAAAACGCTGGCCCAGGTATTACACGGAATATCCCCCTCTTCTGCGGATAAACGGCGAGATAGCCTACCGGCTCGGGGACTACAAAAAGGCCAAGGACTATTACCTGACGGCGTACAACATCGATCCCAACGCCGAGGGCACGGATCTGGTGTTGGCCAGGCTCGGCGACATCGCCTCGCGGCTTCACAGGGCCAGGGAGTCGGTGGAGTTTTATGAACTGGCCGTCTCCAGGTTTCCCGAAACCGAGGGGGGGCTCATCGCCAAGATGCGGCTGGCCGAAAAGGGCGTGTATGACAATCCGAGCATCGGCGAGATGTTCTCGGCCTTCGAGAAACCGCTCCAGGGCGGCCCCGAGGCCATATACACCCAGATCGCCCGGGACCATCCGCAAAGTCCCCTGGCCTCCCTGGCCCAGCTCAAGTTGGCCATGTGGTATCTGTTCAAGGAGAACTACCTGCAGGCCCTGGAGGCGGCCACGACCTTCGAAAAGACCTTTCCGAACAGTCCGCTCGCCCCCCGGGCGGGCGAGGTGGCCGCCGCCGCCTTCGAAAAAATGGCCGAATCCCTGCTCAAAACGCAGCAATACGCCCGCATCGCGGAGGTGTGGCGCGAGCATCCCCTGTTGGAGAAATACCGCTCGATCATCTCGGACAAGGGACAACTGGCCGCGGCCCTAAGCCTCCTGCGCACCGGACACCCCCGGGACAGCCTGCGGCTGGCCCTGCCGTTCATCGGCCCGGCCCAAAGCGAGGCCGGGGTCAACGCCCTGCTTCTGGCCCTGCACATCTATGTCGAGGGAGACGCCTGGCGGGAGATATTGGAGTTGGCGGACAAGGTTCGCGGCTGGCGGTTCACCCTGGATCAGCGCCAGAGGGTGGAATTCGCCGCGGCCTTGGCCCTGGAGAACCTCGGGGACACGGCCAAGAGCCGCCCCCTGTGGGCCAGACTGGCCGCCGACTTCAGCCTGCCTCCCGCGCGCCGGGCCGTGGCCATGTATTACCAGGCCAAGGAGTCCAAGGCCAAAAACGATCCGGAAAAGACCCTGGTCTTCGCCCAGGAGGCGGTCACACTCTTTCGGGAGACCAAAACAGGCCCCGAGAAGGTCGCCGACGCCCTCAACATGCTCATCGAGGCCGGGAAAAACCTCGGGTTGTACCCCGCCGCCCTCAAGTGGGCCGAGGAATACGCGGCGATGTTGCCCGAAAACGGTCCGGATTTTGCCGCCAATCGCTTCCGCATGGCCGCCATCTACCGCGAGATGGGCGATACGGCCAAATGGCGCCAGACCCTGGAGCGGATGCGCGACGCCATGCCGGACACCCTCTACGGCAAGATGGCCGCGTCGGAACTCTCGGCCAGGGCCTTGGAGGAACGCGCCAACGCCCTGACCCGGGTCAATTGA
- a CDS encoding pyridoxal phosphate-dependent decarboxylase family protein translates to MQKSLLDPGDWDDFRSHVHDVLDKCVDRLMTARDHPWRPVPEASRREYHLDEDGEGMTYGALAEKLLAHVLPFATGNTHPRFFGWVHGTGLAVGLMAEMVAAAMNSNCGGRDHAATYIEREVMAWCRRVFDFPETASGLLVTGTSQATLVALAVARRHALGPAIRRDGLRNAPLLTAYAVEGVHNALIKAMELLGLGSSALRIVPRCAHGGMDTDRLAGCVDRDRAAGARPFCVIGTAGSVDLGEFDDLHALAAFSARHGLWFHVDGAFGAWARLARSPWRELADGIHKADSLAFDFHKWMSVNYDCGAVLIRDEALHRDTFAARPPYLAGQDFGLGGAEPWYCDYGTDLSRGFRALKVWSAIQVHGKSAFGAAITRNCELAALMGNLVDAAPDLMLCAPVMLNVCCFSAASPEMESEEKSALNRYIAQCLQVSGEVVFSTTTFGDCTVLRAAIVNHRTCDADVHASIQAVQRLRRKCMEESGTIRPAW, encoded by the coding sequence ATGCAAAAATCACTTCTCGATCCTGGGGACTGGGACGACTTCCGTTCCCATGTCCATGATGTGCTTGACAAATGTGTCGATCGATTGATGACCGCCCGCGATCATCCCTGGCGTCCCGTTCCCGAGGCGTCGCGACGCGAGTACCATCTGGACGAGGACGGCGAGGGGATGACCTATGGCGCGTTAGCTGAAAAGCTTCTCGCCCATGTCCTTCCGTTCGCGACCGGAAACACCCACCCGCGTTTTTTCGGATGGGTGCATGGGACCGGCCTGGCCGTGGGGCTCATGGCCGAGATGGTCGCGGCGGCAATGAACAGCAATTGCGGGGGCAGGGACCACGCCGCAACGTACATCGAACGCGAGGTCATGGCGTGGTGCCGGAGGGTGTTTGATTTCCCGGAAACGGCGAGCGGACTCCTGGTCACCGGGACCTCGCAGGCCACCCTGGTGGCCCTGGCGGTGGCGCGAAGGCATGCCCTTGGGCCGGCAATACGGCGCGATGGCCTGCGCAACGCCCCGTTGCTGACGGCGTATGCCGTTGAAGGGGTGCATAATGCCCTTATCAAGGCCATGGAATTGCTGGGTTTGGGATCCTCGGCCCTGAGAATCGTGCCGCGCTGCGCGCATGGCGGCATGGATACGGATCGACTGGCCGGATGCGTCGATCGGGATCGCGCCGCTGGAGCGCGGCCCTTTTGCGTCATCGGGACCGCGGGATCCGTCGATCTGGGCGAGTTTGACGATCTGCATGCCCTCGCCGCCTTCAGCGCCAGGCACGGATTGTGGTTTCATGTGGATGGCGCTTTTGGGGCCTGGGCGAGATTGGCGCGATCGCCATGGCGGGAACTGGCCGATGGCATCCACAAGGCGGATTCGCTGGCCTTTGACTTTCATAAATGGATGTCTGTGAACTATGACTGCGGCGCTGTCCTCATTCGCGACGAGGCCCTTCACCGGGACACGTTCGCGGCCCGGCCCCCGTACCTCGCGGGCCAGGATTTTGGGCTGGGCGGGGCGGAGCCATGGTACTGCGACTATGGAACGGATCTGTCGCGGGGGTTTCGCGCGCTGAAGGTCTGGTCGGCAATCCAGGTTCACGGCAAGTCCGCGTTCGGCGCGGCGATAACTCGAAATTGCGAACTTGCGGCATTGATGGGAAACCTTGTCGATGCGGCGCCGGATTTGATGTTATGCGCGCCGGTGATGCTCAATGTCTGCTGTTTTTCGGCGGCATCCCCGGAGATGGAATCCGAGGAAAAGAGCGCCTTGAACCGGTATATTGCGCAATGCCTTCAGGTTTCCGGAGAGGTGGTGTTTTCGACAACGACATTCGGGGATTGTACTGTCCTACGGGCGGCAATCGTCAACCATAGGACGTGTGATGCCGATGTGCATGCCTCCATACAAGCTGTTCAGAGACTCCGAAGGAAATGTATGGAAGAATCCGGAACCATTCGCCCCGCGTGGTAG
- the modA gene encoding molybdate ABC transporter substrate-binding protein: MKRLRLSLALALALVLALACPTLAGELTVSAAASLTDAFNTVKPLFEKANPGTTLVLNFAASGPLLKQIEQGAPVDVFASADQKTMDDAAGKNLIDTPSRKNFAQNSLVLAIPASGGAAVKNLASLTDPKVAKIGVGNPESVPVGRYTKLALEKNGMWEKISPKCILAESVRQVLDYLSRGEIDAGFVYATDAKKGGDKVKIVEEIPLEKPVSYPVAIIATSKDKTAAAKFIAFLGSAEGMGVLEKYGFKKP, encoded by the coding sequence GGTCCTGGCCCTGGCCTGCCCGACCCTGGCCGGGGAACTGACCGTCTCGGCCGCCGCCAGCCTCACCGACGCCTTCAACACGGTAAAGCCCCTCTTCGAAAAGGCCAATCCCGGCACGACCCTGGTCCTCAACTTCGCCGCCTCCGGCCCCCTGCTCAAACAGATCGAACAGGGCGCACCCGTGGACGTGTTCGCCTCGGCCGACCAGAAAACCATGGACGACGCCGCCGGCAAAAACCTCATCGATACCCCCAGCCGCAAAAACTTCGCCCAAAACTCCCTGGTCCTGGCCATTCCCGCCTCGGGCGGGGCCGCCGTGAAAAACCTGGCCTCCCTGACCGACCCCAAGGTGGCCAAGATCGGCGTGGGCAACCCCGAAAGCGTTCCCGTGGGCCGCTACACCAAGCTCGCCCTGGAAAAAAACGGCATGTGGGAAAAGATCTCTCCCAAATGCATCCTGGCCGAATCCGTGCGCCAGGTCCTGGACTACCTCTCGCGCGGCGAGATCGACGCCGGCTTCGTCTACGCCACGGACGCCAAAAAGGGCGGCGACAAGGTCAAGATCGTCGAGGAAATCCCCCTCGAAAAACCCGTGAGCTACCCCGTGGCCATCATCGCCACGTCCAAGGACAAGACCGCCGCCGCCAAATTCATCGCCTTCCTGGGCTCCGCCGAAGGCATGGGCGTGCTCGAAAAATACGGGTTCAAAAAACCCTAA
- a CDS encoding glycosyltransferase, translating into MISVLVPVRNAAATLPAALEGLLAQTYPDVEILVLDDGSDDAGKTRAVMEAAARRDARVHPVHLPHGGIARTLATGLSLARGRYIARMDADDTCHETRLELQAAFLDAHPDIGLAGCLARFGGDPARAAGYNHHLEWTNSLVTPDQIALGRFRESPLPHPTVMFRAEVARRHGGYVHGPFPEDYELWLRWLDAGVRMAKVPKYLVTWNDPPDRLSRTDPRYAPHRFHRLKAPYLARHLARTNPFHPAIQVMGAGRITRKRAEMLCEYGVAIDAWWDIDPDKVGRTVGGRPVRHRDELPPAGSCFLVSYVASRGAAEDIAAFVANRGYVLGRDFLPAA; encoded by the coding sequence ATGATTTCGGTGCTTGTGCCGGTCAGAAACGCCGCCGCCACCCTGCCCGCCGCCCTTGAAGGGCTTTTGGCCCAGACGTACCCCGATGTGGAGATCCTGGTCCTTGACGACGGTTCCGACGACGCCGGAAAGACCCGGGCGGTCATGGAAGCGGCCGCCCGACGCGACGCCCGGGTTCATCCCGTCCACCTTCCCCATGGGGGCATCGCCCGCACCCTGGCCACAGGGCTTTCCCTGGCCAGGGGAAGGTACATCGCCCGCATGGACGCCGACGACACCTGCCACGAGACGCGTCTGGAACTCCAGGCCGCCTTTCTGGACGCGCATCCGGACATCGGCCTGGCCGGGTGTCTGGCCCGTTTCGGCGGGGACCCGGCCCGGGCCGCCGGTTATAACCATCACCTGGAATGGACCAACAGCCTGGTCACCCCGGATCAGATCGCCCTGGGCCGGTTCCGGGAATCCCCCCTGCCCCATCCCACGGTCATGTTCCGGGCCGAGGTGGCCAGACGGCACGGCGGCTACGTGCACGGCCCCTTTCCCGAGGACTACGAGCTGTGGCTACGCTGGCTGGACGCCGGGGTACGCATGGCCAAGGTCCCGAAATATCTGGTGACCTGGAACGACCCGCCGGACCGGCTGTCGCGCACGGACCCGCGCTACGCCCCGCACCGCTTCCACCGCCTCAAGGCCCCCTATCTGGCCCGGCACCTGGCCCGGACCAACCCCTTTCATCCGGCCATCCAGGTCATGGGCGCGGGGCGCATCACCCGCAAGCGGGCGGAGATGCTGTGCGAATACGGGGTGGCCATCGACGCGTGGTGGGACATCGACCCGGACAAGGTGGGAAGGACGGTGGGCGGCCGGCCGGTGCGGCACCGTGACGAACTGCCGCCGGCCGGATCGTGCTTTCTGGTGTCCTACGTGGCCAGCCGGGGCGCGGCCGAGGACATCGCGGCCTTTGTGGCGAACCGGGGCTACGTTCTTGGCCGGGATTTTCTGCCGGCGGCCTGA
- a CDS encoding sigma-54-dependent transcriptional regulator, with protein sequence MAKILIIDDDEHIRQVCRLVFEAMEHEVSAEPTLTRGLAAIENGDFDVVYLDVDLPDGIGLNAISHITERERAPEVIIFTGASYPNGAELAIQNGAWDYIEKPAAEDVMTLPLIRALQYRKEKFSHHAPTVALKRDRIIGVSPKIAKCLDLIAQAANSEANALITGETGTGKELFARAIHENSPRADGPFVVVDCSILTETLIESVLFGHAKGAFTGAEKKSEGLIRQAHGGTLFLDEVGELPFSMQKAFLRVLQERRFRPVGAKEEESSDFRLVAATNKDLQALAGTGRFRSDLLFRLHTMHIAIPPLRERGEDIRELTLYYTHFFCRKYTVPLKGFSPEFFDFMLEYDWPGNVRELVNTVENIVVRARLDPTLYPKHMPPEIRIRAMGGMGGKRAAAGNGIPLAADPAEDLSGQPCQGASAPPDCDNGDDTLIPFDDYKRQTERTFFHNLMAACHSDIRKACDISGLGKQSLYRYLRIHGISTR encoded by the coding sequence ATGGCGAAAATTCTCATCATCGACGACGACGAGCATATCCGCCAGGTCTGCAGGTTGGTTTTTGAGGCCATGGAGCATGAGGTCTCGGCCGAACCCACCCTGACCCGGGGGCTTGCGGCGATAGAAAACGGGGATTTCGACGTGGTCTACCTGGATGTGGACCTGCCCGACGGCATCGGTTTAAACGCCATATCCCACATCACCGAGCGCGAACGCGCGCCGGAGGTGATCATCTTCACCGGCGCCAGCTACCCCAACGGCGCGGAACTGGCCATCCAGAACGGGGCCTGGGACTACATCGAGAAACCGGCCGCCGAAGACGTCATGACCCTGCCCCTGATCCGGGCCCTGCAATACCGCAAGGAAAAATTCTCCCACCACGCGCCCACCGTGGCCCTGAAAAGGGACCGCATCATCGGCGTAAGCCCCAAGATCGCCAAGTGCCTGGACCTGATCGCCCAGGCGGCCAACAGCGAGGCCAACGCCCTCATCACCGGCGAGACCGGGACCGGCAAGGAGCTTTTCGCCCGGGCCATCCACGAAAACAGCCCCCGGGCCGACGGCCCCTTCGTGGTGGTGGACTGCTCGATCCTCACCGAGACGCTTATCGAGAGCGTGCTTTTCGGGCACGCCAAGGGGGCGTTCACCGGGGCGGAGAAAAAAAGCGAGGGGCTCATCCGCCAGGCCCACGGGGGGACCCTCTTCCTCGACGAGGTGGGGGAATTGCCCTTTTCCATGCAGAAGGCCTTCTTGCGGGTCCTGCAGGAACGCCGCTTCCGTCCGGTCGGGGCCAAGGAGGAGGAATCGAGCGATTTCAGGCTGGTTGCGGCCACCAACAAGGATCTCCAGGCCTTGGCCGGCACGGGTCGCTTTCGTAGCGACCTGCTTTTCCGGCTGCACACCATGCACATCGCCATCCCCCCGCTTCGCGAACGGGGCGAGGACATCCGGGAGCTGACCCTTTACTACACACATTTTTTCTGCCGCAAATACACCGTGCCGCTCAAGGGCTTCTCGCCGGAATTTTTCGACTTCATGCTGGAATACGACTGGCCGGGCAATGTCCGCGAACTGGTCAACACCGTGGAGAACATCGTGGTCAGGGCCAGGCTCGACCCCACCCTCTACCCCAAGCACATGCCCCCGGAGATACGCATCCGGGCCATGGGGGGCATGGGCGGCAAAAGGGCCGCCGCGGGAAACGGCATCCCCTTGGCGGCCGATCCCGCGGAGGACCTTTCCGGGCAACCGTGCCAGGGGGCGTCCGCCCCCCCGGACTGCGACAACGGGGACGACACGCTGATCCCCTTCGACGACTACAAGCGGCAGACCGAAAGGACCTTTTTCCACAATCTCATGGCCGCGTGCCATTCCGACATCCGCAAGGCCTGCGACATCTCGGGACTGGGCAAGCAAAGCCTGTACCGCTACCTGCGCATCCACGGCATTTCCACGCGATAG
- a CDS encoding ABC transporter ATP-binding protein, whose product MRISIDVEKRLNGSRRSFTLAARFATDEGRVVLFGPSGSGKSLTLRAVAGLLRPDAGRIAVDGKVLFDSREGVDIAVRKRRVGFVFQDYALFPHLTVQQNTAFGLVGLWGRRTREIRERVEAMLDLFGLTRMADSLPGELSGGQRQRVALARAVAPGPAILLLDEPFSALDLPLRARLREEVLNLLEQLGIPLILVTHDPEEAVRFATVAVPYRKGETGELIDIGTKDCKETDRPDWPGHARAADRLVRCTFDAVEA is encoded by the coding sequence ATGCGCATCTCCATTGACGTGGAAAAAAGGCTAAACGGATCGAGAAGGTCGTTCACCCTGGCGGCGCGGTTCGCCACGGACGAGGGCCGGGTGGTGTTGTTTGGTCCGTCCGGCTCGGGGAAGTCGTTGACGCTTCGAGCCGTGGCCGGTCTGTTGCGTCCGGACGCGGGCAGGATAGCCGTTGACGGGAAGGTGCTTTTCGACTCCCGGGAAGGGGTGGACATCGCGGTACGCAAGCGCCGGGTGGGGTTCGTGTTCCAGGACTACGCGCTTTTTCCGCATCTGACGGTCCAGCAGAACACGGCCTTCGGTCTGGTGGGATTATGGGGAAGGCGGACACGGGAGATACGCGAGCGGGTGGAGGCGATGCTTGATCTTTTCGGACTGACGCGGATGGCCGACAGTCTGCCGGGCGAGTTGTCCGGCGGGCAGCGGCAGCGGGTAGCGTTGGCCCGGGCCGTGGCTCCGGGGCCGGCGATACTGCTTCTGGACGAACCTTTTTCGGCGTTGGATCTGCCCTTGCGGGCCAGGCTTCGCGAGGAGGTCTTGAATCTGCTGGAGCAGTTGGGGATTCCGCTCATCCTGGTGACGCACGACCCGGAGGAGGCCGTGCGATTCGCCACTGTGGCCGTGCCGTACCGCAAGGGCGAGACCGGGGAATTGATCGACATCGGGACAAAGGACTGCAAAGAGACTGATCGACCTGATTGGCCTGGGCATGCCCGGGCCGCGGACCGGCTGGTCCGGTGCACCTTTGACGCGGTCGAGGCGTAA
- a CDS encoding sigma-54 interaction domain-containing protein: MELNLCGIVGKSPALNEVYRILGKVAPTDSTVLVTGESGTGKELLVRALHANSRRHGKPFVPVNCGAIPRELLESELFGHEKGAFTSAIRSRPGRFELADGGTIFLDEIGEMEVSLQVKILRVLQEKEFERVGGTKTFKADVRIVAATNRDLEEEVKAGRFREDLFYRLNVIPLHLPPLRERGEDVLLLAEHFLTRFCRQKQRKKLVIPISSKELFLRYPWPGNVRELENFMERLSILCEHDEIRPEDLPRKILETTGVPVTGGQPVMETAPPGFVWPRIVHLRENGLGLKDFLDQMEERLLLEALEEAGGVKNQAAEILGIKRTTLIEKLKKRNLAGE, translated from the coding sequence ATGGAACTCAATTTGTGCGGCATCGTGGGCAAAAGCCCGGCGTTAAACGAGGTCTACCGCATTCTGGGCAAGGTCGCCCCCACGGACAGCACGGTGCTCGTCACCGGCGAATCCGGTACGGGCAAGGAACTGCTCGTCCGGGCTCTGCACGCCAACAGCCGCCGCCATGGCAAGCCCTTCGTGCCCGTCAACTGCGGGGCCATTCCCCGCGAGCTTCTGGAATCCGAACTCTTCGGCCACGAAAAAGGGGCCTTCACCTCGGCCATCCGCAGCCGGCCGGGCCGGTTCGAACTGGCCGACGGCGGGACCATCTTCCTCGACGAGATCGGGGAGATGGAGGTGAGCCTTCAGGTCAAGATTCTGCGTGTGCTTCAGGAAAAGGAGTTCGAGCGGGTGGGCGGCACCAAGACCTTCAAGGCCGACGTGCGCATTGTGGCCGCCACCAACCGCGACCTCGAAGAGGAGGTCAAGGCCGGCCGTTTCCGGGAAGACCTGTTTTATCGTTTGAACGTCATTCCCCTGCATCTGCCGCCGCTTCGCGAGCGCGGGGAGGACGTCCTGCTTTTGGCCGAACATTTCCTGACGCGTTTCTGTCGGCAAAAGCAACGAAAAAAACTCGTCATTCCGATCTCGTCCAAGGAGCTCTTTCTTCGCTATCCCTGGCCGGGAAATGTCCGCGAACTGGAAAACTTCATGGAACGTCTGTCCATCCTGTGCGAGCATGACGAGATCCGGCCCGAGGACCTGCCGCGAAAGATCCTCGAGACCACGGGCGTTCCCGTGACAGGCGGACAACCCGTCATGGAGACGGCCCCGCCCGGTTTCGTGTGGCCCCGGATTGTCCATTTGCGGGAAAATGGTCTTGGCCTGAAGGATTTTTTGGACCAGATGGAGGAGCGGCTTTTGCTCGAGGCCCTGGAGGAGGCGGGAGGGGTCAAGAACCAGGCCGCCGAGATACTTGGCATCAAGCGGACCACGCTTATCGAAAAGCTCAAGAAAAGGAACCTGGCGGGAGAGTAG
- a CDS encoding flagellar basal body rod C-terminal domain-containing protein, whose amino-acid sequence MIEGVSSNIQALSAIGVSQAVTANNVANVNTDGYQTARVTLETGQGGTGVSVQEVARDQTPGPVYFENRPEETEDGVSQSYTAVEASNVDLPVQMVRMLLDHNAYSANIAAIRTQDELVGSVLDMTA is encoded by the coding sequence ATGATCGAGGGCGTGTCGTCCAACATCCAGGCGCTGTCGGCCATTGGCGTGTCCCAGGCGGTCACGGCGAACAATGTGGCCAACGTCAATACCGACGGCTACCAGACCGCGCGGGTGACCCTGGAGACCGGCCAGGGCGGCACGGGCGTGTCCGTCCAGGAGGTGGCCCGGGATCAGACCCCGGGGCCGGTGTACTTCGAGAACCGGCCGGAGGAGACCGAGGACGGCGTGTCGCAGTCATACACGGCCGTGGAGGCCAGCAACGTGGATTTGCCCGTCCAGATGGTGCGCATGCTTCTCGACCACAACGCCTATTCCGCCAATATCGCCGCCATCCGCACCCAGGACGAGCTTGTGGGCTCGGTGCTGGATATGACCGCCTAG